The genomic stretch GACGTTTGATATGTTGTATATGATGATGCCGAAGGCAACGAGAACATAGATGGTTCCCATGAAGGGGACGAGGTAACTTGTGATGGTAGAGATTTTCTTGGCGCCTTCCCAGATGCAAAATGCGAAAAAGGCTGCTAAAATAAAGCCGACGATGAACGGTGTGGATGCTTTGTCGTAGAATTTGTATCCGGTAAGGGAGTCTTGAATGTTGTACGAAGCGAGCAGGTTGTAGCCCACGATGTAGGTGAGGAGCACAAAGCCTGAGAAGAGAACGCCTAGCCAACGTTTGCCGAGCGCTGTTTGAATGTAATACGATGGACCACCGTAGGAATGTCCTGTGACATCGTCATGGCGCTTGTAAATCTGGGCGAGGGTGGATTCAACGAATGCGGAGGCTGCGCCGAGGATGGCGATGACCCACATCCAGAAAATGGCGCCCGGGCCGCCGAGGCAAATGGCCGAAGATACGCCGACGATGTTTCCGGTGCCCACGCGGGAGGCGGTCGAGACCATCAAGGCTCCAAATGACGAAATGCCGTGCTTGTGCAAAGGCTTTTCGCGGGTAACGCGGAATGTTTCAATCAGGTAGCGGATTTGCGGAAATCCCAAACGGACTGAAAGGAATACCCCAGCTACAATCAAAAACAGCGGGACAATGTAGAAATCATACAGGGCGGTGTTAAGCGCCGAAACAACGGGATGTAAGGGGTTGACCATAGAATTCTCCTATTGGTTAAATAGTAGAAAAATTTTTAAATTTCTCCGCCATGCAACCACTTAGTCAACGCACAGAAACATTTACTGATTCCGTTATTCGTAGAATGACCCGTATTGCCAATGCGTGCGGGGCAATTAATTTGTCGCAGGGGTTCCCTGATTTTGACCCGCCGGAGGCGCTCACGAAGCGTCTTTCGGAAGTGGCTTTGACGGGGCCGCACCAGTATGCGATTACTTTTGGCGCACAGAATTTCCGCGAAGCGCTGAGCGATAAGCAGTTCCATTTTAGCGGGCTGCGTTACGATCCGCAAAAAGAGATTGTGATTACGTGCGGCAGTACCGAAGCGATGATGGCTTCGATGATGTCGGTTTGCAATCCGGGCGATAAGGTGGTGCTGTTCTCGCCGTTTTACGAGAATTATTCTGCGGATACGATTTTGTGCGGGGCGACTCCGGTTTATGTGCCGCTTTCGCCGGTGGACTTGAGCTTTGATGCGAACGTGCTTGAAAGTGCGATGGCGCAGCCGGGCGTGAAGGCGCTTGTGCTTTGCAATCCGGCGAATCCGAGTGGTAAGGTCTTTACGCACGAAGAACTTTCGATTATTGCATCGCTTGCAATCAAGTATGATTTGTATGTAATTACGGATGAAGTTTACGAACATATCGTTTACGCTCCGCATCGTCATACTTACATCGCGACGCTCCCGGGAATGTTCGAGCGCACGATTGAATGTAGCAGTTTGAGCAAGACTTACTCGATTACGGGTTGGCGCTTGGGCTATGTGCTTGCGGCGGAACCGGTTATGGAACGCATCAAGAAGGTTCATGACTTTTTGACGGTGGGGGCTGCGGCTCCGTTGATGGAGGCGGCAGTGACGGCACTCCGTTTTGATTATTCGTATTATACGGGTTTGCAAGCGCATTACACGCACATGAAGGATGTGTTTACGAGCGGCTTGCGCAATCTCGGTTTGCATTTTACCGAACCGCAAGGCGCTTACTTTGTGCTGATTGATATCTCGGAATTCGGTTACGGTCGCCGCAGTGTTAGCGGAGTGTGCGAATCTTGTAGTGATGTAAAATGCGCGGCCGGCACATTGCCTGACGAACAATTCTGCATCGATATGGCGCAGAAGGTGGGTGTCGCGGCTGTTCCGGGCTCAAGCTTTTTCCGCGAATCGGTTGACCATCTCGTGCGTTTACATTTTGCGAAGAAAGATGAAACGCTTTACGAAGCTCTCAACCGCTTGGAAAATCTGAAAAAGCTAAAAAAGTAGTTTGTTTAAATTAATCTGTTTGAAATAGTGTGGCTCGATGCTGCACTTTTTTGTTTTGTTATAAAAAAAATGTATCATCCGTAATGAAATAATAGTATTGGACAAAAGCTTCCGCAGAATCTATCATTGTGCTCGTTCAAAAATCAATTCAACAACGGAGGATTCAATGAATATCAATAAAAATTGCACAAAATTCTCGACTATCATTTTAGCTTCAATCCTTTCACTTTCTGCATGTTCCGATGACGATTCAAATTCTGTCGCTCCTTCAACTTCCGAAGGACATGAACATCATGCAACGGATGAACATTCTGGTCATGCTACGGAATCTGGTGACCACAAATCTGCATCAAACGGCTTGACGCTTGGCGAAGAAAATATTAAAGACGGCATCATCTTCTTGCAAGATACGACGATTGATGGCGTGTTGACGGTGAATGCATCAACGCCGGGCGCAACGGTTCTAAAAAATGTCAAGGTCACGGGCAATTTGCTAATCAAGCGCTCGGGCCGCGTTGATTTTTCAGGGAGCGCGGACGTTGTTCATGTGGGTAGCAGCAATACGGATGTCTATGCTTTTGAAGACAACGCAAAGGTGAATGGTCATCATTTTATGGGCAAGAATAATACCTTTACGACCAAGCGATTTTCGGATTATCAAAAAGTTGATTGGACCGAAAAGGCGGCTCATCTGTCAACAGGAATCCACTTGGCTTATACGGTTACGGGTGACGAAAATGGAACTCCTGTCATTTTGATTCATGGGCTTACGGATGGTCGTGTTTCGTGGTCGCAGGTGGCGCCGGCGCTTGCAAAGAAGGGCTACCGCGTTTATGTTCCGGAACTCCGCGGTAACGGAAAGACGGACAAGCCTATTGAAGAATCCGCTTATGCGGTCAAGGAATTGACTCACGATATTGCGGCCTTTATTGACAAACTAGAACTGAAGAAACCGCATATTGTGGGGCATTCTTTTGGTTCGTTTATTGCTCAGGAATTGGCTGTTTCGCATGCGGATAAAATCGGTTCCATTACATTGATTGGTTCTGCAGCCGCTGTCGATAAGAAAAATTCTACTGTAGATTGGCTTGTGAACGGCTCGGGCGATAAGTCGTTCGATGGCGTTTTCGCTTACGATTCCACGCAGAAACTTCCTGAAACGTTCTTTGAAAAGTGGGGCAACAGCACGAATCTGGATAAGGATTTCCAGACTGCTCATTTGGAACATTTAAAACAGGTTTCGTATTACGCATGGAAATTCCTTGTCAAGAGCTTTGTTGCCGTTGACAACGTAAAGCGCCTTTCTTCGATTTCGTCGAATGTTCAGATTATCTGGGGTACAAAGGACGCTATATTCGATAAAAAGTCGCAGGAAGCGTTGCAGGATGGCCTTTCTAAGGCAAAGAAAGTCGTGTTCCATGAAGTCGAAGGTGCTGACCACAATACGCATTGGGGCTCCGCTGCTGATGTCGAAACTGTAACAGGCTATATCAACGACTTTATCAAGGATCAGAAGTAATTAAACATTTTGGTGAGGAGGTATCTGTAACAGGATACCTTTTTATTATGAATAAACAAATTTTATTTTGCATGTTGTTGCTAATCGGAACAGCGTTTTCTGAAATTCGCCCTAAACTGGATCTTTCAGGAATGGTGATGGTTCACGCATACGCTGGCTGGAATACGGACGAATCTAAGGTGACTCACCGCTTTGAGTCTATGCTAGATTTGGATTTCGACCTTCATTTTAACGAACGCTGGTCTGCATGGCTAGAAATTGAAGCGATGGGGATGGCGATGAATGGAATGGAGGGTATGGAAGGTATGGAGGAAATGGACATGGGCGATGGTTCGACCATGGATCCGGTCAACCCTGCGGTTATTTTTAACGGAGCGTATATTCAATACACTCGCTCGGAACGAACTTTCTTCCGTATCGGTGACTTGAAATTTTTTGAAGGTATTTTCCAGAACTATTATGATTTTGGAGACCCTCGCGATGATGCGGCAGGTATGTCGCAAAAGACAATTCGCGGTCTAGAGTTTCAATGGAACGGCTTGCAGCTTGATGTTGGCTTTGGCACCGCTAGCAATGACCAAAGTTGCTTTTACCACTTTATGTTTGGCGAGTACATGGGAATGGATTGTAAGGATGGCTACACGTATGAGGTTCACACCGCCTACAACTTTGAAATTGTCGAGCAAGTTTTCCATCCTTATTTTGCCTATAAAAGCTACCAGCGCAAGGACTATAACGAACTCTACGCGGGCTTAGATTTATCACTTTCATTTGGGCCTTTCGCCTTCCACGGATTGTACGGATTCCATTCCGTATTCTTGGCAAGTAACGATGCTGTTTCGTATCATGCACTTTTGGCGGAACCGTCGTTCGAAATTTCGAGATTCTGCATTATCGGTTCATTATTTTATGCGTTTGTTGATGATCCGGTACGCACTAGCCTTGAAATAACGAGCCGACCGGAATTCTTTTTTGCGGCCATCGAGCCGAGCGTTGCATTGAATGAATATTGGACGATTGGTGTTTCGTTTGAATTACATACAAATACATTAGATAAAAAAGACGACTTGGGCTCGGTACGTGTTGGTGGACGGTTCTACTTTAATGTTCCTGATTTCAAAATCAACATAATTTCGATGGTGCTTGCTGATATTCCGTATGGCGATGATTGGCCGATCGAAGAGAATAAAGATGATCCTTCCTTTATTTTCGGCGTCGAAGCGATGTTTGATTTCTAGAGGTGCACATGAAAAAGATTCTATTGCTCTGTATTTTGCTGAGTTCCTTTGCGATGGCCCGTTTTGACTGCTGTGCGCGAAAGCGCGCGACTATTAAAAAACAAGAAACTTCGTTGAGTTTTTCAGTGGGCGTGGTTCGTGATGAAGATGAATCGCTGCTGAAAAAGCTTTCCGTTACGCTTGCAAAGGAGTCTATCCAATTGCAAGTAAAAAAGTGGGATACGCAGGAACATGCGAACGAAGCGCTTGCCAAGGGCTTTGTAGATGGCTTGTACATTGACAGCCTCCGCTTTAACTCGGATTCCAACAAGAAAGAAGTCCTCTTGAGGCTGAAAAAAGAACTTGGAAAATAAAAAGCATGAGATTGTCGCATTGACTGTTGCATGGTTTATGAATTTTCTATCTTTACCAAGCTATGGTTGAAACGATATTAAGTAAGTTCTATAAACCATCAAAATTCAAGAAGAATGGTGATGTGAAGGACGTGCTCGTGGTAGCACTTCCGATGCTTTTGTCGATGAGTTTCGATACGTTCATGACGTTTATCGACCGCTTGTTTCTTTCGAAACTTGGCCCTGCCGAAATGAATGCGGCGCTTGGGGCGGGGGCGGTGCAGCTTGCGCTCACCACATTTTTTACGGGCGCGATTAGCTATACGACTGCCATGGTCGCGCAACGTCTGGGGGCGAAAAAGAAAATGGATTGCGCTCGCGTGTTCATGCAGGCGTTGTATTTGTCGCTGATTTCGGTGCCGCTTTTGTACTTGACTATACCTCTTGGGCATTTGCTGTTTGGATTGGAACATTTGCCGGCTGATCAGCTGGAATATCAAAAACAGTATTTTAATATTTTGATGTTCGGCGGGATTATAAACCTTGTGCGTAATGCGGCGCCTTGCTTCTTTAGCGGTATTGGTGAAACGAAAATCGTGATGAAGGCCGCGTTTGTCGGGATGATTGTAAATGTTGTTTGCAACTACTTCTTGATTTACGGATGTGGACCGATTCCTGCGATGGGGGTAGCGGGTGCGGCTTACGGAACGTTGATTGGAAACCTTGTTTCAACCGTCATCTTGTTCGCTAAGTTTTTCGGGAAGTCTTGCAATTCGCGCTTTGCGACTCGCTCTTCGTTTGCGTTTAGCAGGCCATTGACGCGT from Fibrobacter succinogenes encodes the following:
- a CDS encoding alanine/glycine:cation symporter family protein — protein: MVNPLHPVVSALNTALYDFYIVPLFLIVAGVFLSVRLGFPQIRYLIETFRVTREKPLHKHGISSFGALMVSTASRVGTGNIVGVSSAICLGGPGAIFWMWVIAILGAASAFVESTLAQIYKRHDDVTGHSYGGPSYYIQTALGKRWLGVLFSGFVLLTYIVGYNLLASYNIQDSLTGYKFYDKASTPFIVGFILAAFFAFCIWEGAKKISTITSYLVPFMGTIYVLVAFGIIIYNISNVPAMFGTIFKNAFSFDAGFGGFAGSCIMYGIKRGLYSNEAGMGSAPNASASASVSHPVKQGLVQSLSVFIDTLLICSATALMCLSTNIEPSKDISGIIYVQKSLASVLGSNGAIFITFSMCLFGYTTLIGNYYYTEGCLRFILNRRPTKKIRNVFKTIATAIVFLGATSSASFAWDSADLCQGLMVLVNIPVILILSPIAIKALKNYTDQKKKGLEPVYIAKECGVEQPTDYWNPGQKL
- a CDS encoding aminotransferase class I/II-fold pyridoxal phosphate-dependent enzyme, with translation MQPLSQRTETFTDSVIRRMTRIANACGAINLSQGFPDFDPPEALTKRLSEVALTGPHQYAITFGAQNFREALSDKQFHFSGLRYDPQKEIVITCGSTEAMMASMMSVCNPGDKVVLFSPFYENYSADTILCGATPVYVPLSPVDLSFDANVLESAMAQPGVKALVLCNPANPSGKVFTHEELSIIASLAIKYDLYVITDEVYEHIVYAPHRHTYIATLPGMFERTIECSSLSKTYSITGWRLGYVLAAEPVMERIKKVHDFLTVGAAAPLMEAAVTALRFDYSYYTGLQAHYTHMKDVFTSGLRNLGLHFTEPQGAYFVLIDISEFGYGRRSVSGVCESCSDVKCAAGTLPDEQFCIDMAQKVGVAAVPGSSFFRESVDHLVRLHFAKKDETLYEALNRLENLKKLKK
- a CDS encoding alpha/beta fold hydrolase; the protein is MNINKNCTKFSTIILASILSLSACSDDDSNSVAPSTSEGHEHHATDEHSGHATESGDHKSASNGLTLGEENIKDGIIFLQDTTIDGVLTVNASTPGATVLKNVKVTGNLLIKRSGRVDFSGSADVVHVGSSNTDVYAFEDNAKVNGHHFMGKNNTFTTKRFSDYQKVDWTEKAAHLSTGIHLAYTVTGDENGTPVILIHGLTDGRVSWSQVAPALAKKGYRVYVPELRGNGKTDKPIEESAYAVKELTHDIAAFIDKLELKKPHIVGHSFGSFIAQELAVSHADKIGSITLIGSAAAVDKKNSTVDWLVNGSGDKSFDGVFAYDSTQKLPETFFEKWGNSTNLDKDFQTAHLEHLKQVSYYAWKFLVKSFVAVDNVKRLSSISSNVQIIWGTKDAIFDKKSQEALQDGLSKAKKVVFHEVEGADHNTHWGSAADVETVTGYINDFIKDQK
- a CDS encoding MetQ/NlpA family ABC transporter substrate-binding protein translates to MKKILLLCILLSSFAMARFDCCARKRATIKKQETSLSFSVGVVRDEDESLLKKLSVTLAKESIQLQVKKWDTQEHANEALAKGFVDGLYIDSLRFNSDSNKKEVLLRLKKELGK
- a CDS encoding MATE family efflux transporter, whose product is MVETILSKFYKPSKFKKNGDVKDVLVVALPMLLSMSFDTFMTFIDRLFLSKLGPAEMNAALGAGAVQLALTTFFTGAISYTTAMVAQRLGAKKKMDCARVFMQALYLSLISVPLLYLTIPLGHLLFGLEHLPADQLEYQKQYFNILMFGGIINLVRNAAPCFFSGIGETKIVMKAAFVGMIVNVVCNYFLIYGCGPIPAMGVAGAAYGTLIGNLVSTVILFAKFFGKSCNSRFATRSSFAFSRPLTRELLQKGIPSGVEMFLNMSAFQLLILMFHALGPESATASSVMFNWDMVAYVPLMGLEVASTSLVGRYVGAKDAAAATRSTYSGLKLGWGYSLLMGIFFIFLPGVLTDIFKPDVAEATEEAIAIFMAARPMSIFMLQIATFYIFVEVLLVIYAGALRGAGDTVWVMFACAIMNWCVAGALYVVAYIFHLPAHYAWIAVVAVYSTAPVVFWRRWKSGKWRRHVMDAKSSVV